One segment of Ignavibacteria bacterium DNA contains the following:
- a CDS encoding DUF2892 domain-containing protein, translating to MTKNMGSIDRAFRVLVAVAIGIAIYMDAVTGTWAWVLGSLSVVFVLTSLVSFCPLYTIFGIKTCKTAS from the coding sequence ATGACAAAGAACATGGGTTCGATCGACCGTGCCTTCCGGGTTTTGGTAGCTGTTGCCATAGGCATCGCTATATACATGGACGCCGTCACAGGCACGTGGGCCTGGGTATTGGGTAGCCTCTCCGTTGTGTTTGTCCTTACGAGTCTGGTGTCGTTTTGCCCCCTCTATACCATCTTCGGTATAAAGACCTGCAAGACTGCCTCGTAA
- a CDS encoding T9SS type A sorting domain-containing protein gives MKTILLISIIALMFNSAHGHVWPSGGATEQPLIAGTPVTITWDDAISSQHVRLELWDGERAARTQIATHIRSVERQYEWTIPADLPSGNHYRFVVRDESRPSIAVYSHGFASIVRAHPITSTVASEPPVKFAIALEPQPATDRLRATWSVDGVTQLEIRDVAGQLHWDQITHPQTSTIEIDTQRLPSGAYTLVLHRQEGQTVMQTFMIKR, from the coding sequence ATGAAAACCATTCTCTTGATCAGCATTATCGCTCTGATGTTCAATTCAGCGCACGGTCACGTTTGGCCGTCAGGTGGGGCTACTGAACAGCCCCTTATCGCCGGAACGCCGGTAACGATAACCTGGGATGACGCTATCTCCTCCCAGCATGTACGCCTCGAACTTTGGGACGGAGAGAGAGCTGCTCGGACGCAGATCGCTACTCACATTCGTTCGGTGGAAAGGCAATATGAATGGACGATCCCAGCTGATCTACCATCCGGAAACCACTATCGCTTTGTGGTCCGCGACGAATCGCGTCCGAGTATTGCAGTGTACAGTCACGGATTTGCCTCCATCGTCAGAGCGCATCCCATCACAAGCACTGTGGCATCAGAGCCGCCGGTGAAGTTCGCGATCGCGCTCGAACCTCAGCCCGCAACCGACCGTCTGCGGGCAACGTGGTCTGTGGACGGCGTAACACAACTCGAGATTCGAGACGTGGCAGGTCAGCTTCACTGGGATCAGATAACGCATCCGCAAACATCAACGATCGAGATAGACACGCAGCGTCTGCCAAGTGGAGCGTATACGCTCGTATTGCATCGACAAGAAGGTCAGACGGTTATGCAGACGTTTATGATCAAACGCTGA
- a CDS encoding MBL fold metallo-hydrolase: MNAELIMLGGAEEIGANCCYLNLDGTGIFVDAGLHPRDRTERAFPAVDLIGDRETDVLLTTHAHTDHIGALPYVMRRFPHLRPIMTHATRDLSHVMLPNGARLLKTEISDHVPKEWLEFYHRDVIEQLRYAFEAIPYGEPLTFRGYNGRSDVKAAFHWSGHILGSAGISLANKGFSILHTGDVQFDHQTVIPKATLPRHHVDVLITEATNGALEEMPTIAEETKRLAAFINRISERNGSILIPCFALGKMQEMLALLYAMMRRGSIPYLPIHTGGMGTRISKIYDQYCYSDPMRRPGFEISDVPQEPIHRFDLDTGSYMKTPSIVLASSGMVNPGTISFNLAQRWMAKPKFGIAFIGFQHPTSPGYQLMNSKPKTPFDLAGARVSRTCEIERFRFSAHASREGLVSLAMDVRPSTVVIMHGEPEACDGLALEIRERLPGTRIIIPRLGVPYALNKEPEYLSV, from the coding sequence GTGAATGCAGAGCTGATCATGTTGGGAGGCGCCGAGGAGATCGGCGCGAACTGTTGTTATCTGAATCTGGATGGAACGGGCATCTTTGTCGATGCCGGACTCCATCCGAGAGATCGGACGGAAAGGGCGTTTCCGGCGGTTGACCTCATAGGCGACCGAGAGACGGATGTGCTCCTGACCACACATGCGCATACCGACCATATCGGCGCGTTACCCTATGTGATGCGTCGGTTCCCGCATCTGCGTCCGATCATGACCCACGCCACACGCGACCTCAGTCACGTGATGCTCCCCAATGGCGCTCGATTGCTCAAAACAGAGATCTCGGATCATGTTCCGAAGGAATGGCTGGAGTTCTACCACCGAGACGTGATAGAACAACTACGATATGCGTTCGAAGCAATACCGTATGGTGAGCCCCTTACATTTAGGGGCTACAACGGAAGATCGGATGTGAAGGCTGCCTTTCATTGGTCGGGTCACATTCTTGGTTCTGCAGGCATCAGCCTCGCAAACAAGGGCTTCAGCATTCTCCACACGGGGGATGTGCAGTTCGATCACCAAACCGTGATCCCAAAGGCCACACTACCCAGACATCACGTGGATGTGTTGATCACAGAGGCAACAAACGGGGCCTTGGAAGAAATGCCCACCATAGCCGAGGAGACCAAACGTCTTGCTGCCTTCATCAATAGGATCAGTGAACGCAACGGATCCATCCTCATCCCGTGCTTTGCACTTGGGAAAATGCAGGAGATGCTTGCCCTGCTGTATGCAATGATGCGGAGAGGCTCCATTCCGTATCTGCCTATCCATACCGGGGGAATGGGGACACGTATCAGCAAGATCTACGATCAGTATTGCTACAGTGACCCGATGAGACGTCCGGGCTTTGAGATCTCTGATGTTCCCCAAGAGCCTATCCATCGTTTCGATCTTGATACAGGTTCCTACATGAAGACACCTTCGATCGTGTTGGCGTCTTCAGGGATGGTAAATCCGGGTACGATCTCCTTCAACCTCGCTCAGCGATGGATGGCAAAGCCGAAGTTTGGGATCGCCTTCATTGGGTTTCAACATCCAACGAGCCCGGGATATCAATTGATGAATTCAAAACCGAAGACGCCGTTCGACCTCGCAGGCGCTCGTGTGAGTCGCACATGCGAGATCGAACGGTTTCGCTTCAGTGCTCATGCCTCCAGAGAAGGCCTCGTCTCCCTTGCAATGGATGTTCGGCCATCAACGGTGGTTATCATGCATGGTGAACCGGAAGCGTGCGACGGGCTCGCACTCGAAATTCGGGAACGACTCCCGGGTACACGCATCATCATCCCTCGTCTCGGTGTCCCCTACGCTCTAAACAAAGAGCCGGAGTATCTCAGCGTTTGA
- a CDS encoding L,D-transpeptidase family protein yields MARRRSVDSKLIMQLKTRSKTRNRTILFSMAASLFLASCGKEASTEDVAEKHRIDSVRAIEEQRDRRADSLNSRFPKITYHRLPVDSKEVLDSIRRTFAKSKDTWTNYRALTLLNRKDIQYVRIGDTLVLPDTIIEDLRAYSVFPQYWPEGDTVKKAVFISNTWQSYACYQNGELVRFAACNSGEERKPTLPGRYAVNWRDRKRISSLDSTWILPFTVNFHLQAGSAFHQFDMPGRPVSHSCVRQFLSDAEWLYRWVRTARVDTVQHRFIPWSGTPVVILDIFDFRRRRGGPWLELTSNSDVRVEMPKDLYAIEEALIPISQIPKEVRGSLRDKKRYVTADSVLRERGIIREGVHLRESINFNKLRQEKKKRKLEAKKKAESQQPTSSSATN; encoded by the coding sequence TTGGCACGCCGACGTTCTGTAGATTCGAAACTCATCATGCAGCTCAAGACCCGTTCGAAAACACGCAATCGCACCATCCTCTTTTCGATGGCTGCCTCACTGTTCCTTGCATCATGCGGTAAGGAAGCCTCAACGGAAGACGTGGCTGAAAAGCACCGGATCGATTCGGTTCGGGCTATCGAAGAGCAAAGAGATCGCCGTGCAGATTCTCTGAACTCGCGATTTCCGAAGATCACCTATCACAGATTGCCGGTGGACTCCAAGGAAGTGCTCGACAGTATTCGCAGGACGTTCGCAAAGTCCAAGGACACGTGGACGAACTACAGAGCACTGACGCTCCTTAACCGGAAGGACATTCAATACGTCCGCATCGGTGATACCCTAGTACTCCCGGATACAATCATCGAAGACCTCAGAGCATATTCTGTCTTCCCTCAATATTGGCCGGAAGGGGATACGGTCAAGAAGGCTGTCTTCATCAGCAACACGTGGCAATCCTACGCCTGTTATCAGAATGGCGAATTGGTTCGTTTTGCAGCTTGTAACTCGGGTGAAGAACGCAAGCCAACACTTCCCGGTCGCTATGCCGTGAACTGGCGAGATCGCAAGCGCATCTCGTCGCTTGATAGTACGTGGATCCTCCCATTCACTGTCAATTTCCACCTACAGGCCGGGAGCGCCTTCCACCAATTTGACATGCCGGGCAGACCGGTTTCGCACTCATGTGTTCGGCAGTTTCTGTCTGATGCAGAGTGGCTGTACCGTTGGGTTCGCACGGCACGCGTCGACACCGTTCAGCACCGATTCATCCCATGGTCCGGCACTCCCGTTGTGATCCTCGACATCTTCGACTTCAGACGTCGAAGAGGGGGCCCATGGCTTGAGCTCACGTCAAATTCCGATGTTCGAGTTGAAATGCCGAAGGATCTCTATGCGATAGAGGAAGCACTGATCCCGATCTCGCAGATCCCGAAGGAAGTTCGTGGATCCCTGCGAGACAAGAAGCGGTACGTAACGGCTGACAGCGTCTTGCGCGAACGCGGGATCATCCGAGAAGGTGTTCATCTCCGCGAGAGCATCAACTTCAATAAGCTGCGCCAAGAGAAGAAGAAACGTAAGCTTGAGGCAAAGAAGAAGGCCGAATCTCAACAGCCAACATCCTCATCAGCTACGAACTAG
- a CDS encoding T9SS type A sorting domain-containing protein, which translates to MTRYIGLRIITLAITCTATQTTFGQWEDHITCHEAFIDLRPVDSWSGYIPRCMDTLRIGYTRAMQRSTSSVDTVCASLFRMQRINGKPVYDEVQAQITCVGPSQLTVIPTAGLPAADNDGVPITYMIQMYCNYWHGEGEYDTTRMFFAKADGFKAYARAVDSETGEDITELGLVKPTFENKDHSLQDGMMLTGFYGQRYAFERWTTTDVDLLPDPLASRQFLDSLCWPVGRSVEYIGHFKKTATGVTPLVASQRTVEHRSSAIRIRSDSRGPYTVSIYDLQGRSTHESIEVGAETTIDIGHMSCGLYAVVIQDPHQTTIHPIIITTENQP; encoded by the coding sequence ATGACACGATACATCGGACTACGGATTATCACTCTGGCGATCACATGCACGGCCACACAGACAACGTTCGGTCAGTGGGAAGATCACATCACTTGTCACGAAGCCTTCATCGATCTGCGACCCGTTGATAGCTGGAGCGGATACATCCCCCGGTGTATGGACACACTTCGCATTGGCTATACCCGAGCTATGCAGCGATCCACATCAAGTGTGGATACAGTCTGTGCAAGCCTCTTTCGCATGCAGCGCATAAATGGTAAACCTGTTTATGACGAAGTGCAAGCGCAGATCACCTGTGTTGGGCCTTCACAGCTGACAGTGATCCCGACGGCCGGCCTTCCTGCAGCGGACAACGATGGAGTTCCAATCACCTATATGATCCAGATGTATTGCAACTACTGGCATGGTGAAGGCGAGTACGACACTACACGGATGTTCTTTGCAAAGGCAGATGGGTTCAAAGCCTACGCACGTGCCGTGGATAGCGAAACCGGAGAGGATATCACAGAGCTTGGTCTTGTAAAGCCCACCTTTGAGAACAAGGATCATTCACTCCAAGATGGGATGATGCTCACGGGGTTCTATGGTCAGAGATACGCCTTTGAACGATGGACAACGACAGATGTCGACCTGCTTCCGGATCCTTTGGCGAGCAGGCAATTCCTCGACTCTCTGTGTTGGCCGGTTGGACGTTCAGTGGAATACATCGGGCATTTCAAAAAGACAGCGACGGGAGTAACGCCCTTAGTGGCGTCACAACGGACGGTGGAACATCGTTCATCCGCAATTCGAATTCGGTCCGATAGCCGTGGTCCATATACAGTATCGATCTATGACCTTCAAGGTCGGAGCACCCATGAATCCATTGAGGTAGGTGCTGAGACCACGATCGATATCGGGCATATGTCGTGTGGACTTTATGCAGTGGTCATTCAAGACCCACATCAAACAACAATTCATCCGATCATCATTACAACGGAGAACCAACCATGA
- a CDS encoding MBL fold metallo-hydrolase, translated as MQSRRELLRTMVLVGGAIVTAPLPVLSLTPQGRIGRSVSQLTLAEADDCCLWACWLGHSTVLMNIGGSWIITDPVLFDAYGLSMLGLTIGPRRISPPAMSVDELPKPDLVLLSHAHLDHMDRRSLGAISERWSGELDVITAANTRDVIDDLPWRSVNEMDWGDRTTVAGVSLTALQVRHNGWRMPGEPCRANGQPRTGRSYNGYLLERNGVSVVFGGDTAYTKTFQDIRRPVDLAIMPIGAYDPYPETHCNPEESLNMVDMMRARSMMPIHHSTFRQSEEPISDPMNRLRTAIERSNTKLAVRTIGGSFAIQRA; from the coding sequence ATGCAGAGTCGACGGGAACTACTTCGCACAATGGTGCTGGTAGGTGGTGCTATCGTAACAGCACCGCTTCCGGTACTATCGCTAACGCCGCAAGGAAGAATCGGGAGATCCGTCTCACAGCTGACGCTGGCTGAGGCAGATGATTGTTGCCTGTGGGCCTGCTGGTTGGGGCACTCCACGGTGTTGATGAATATCGGAGGGTCGTGGATCATCACCGACCCCGTCCTCTTTGATGCATACGGACTGTCCATGCTAGGACTCACGATCGGGCCACGACGCATCTCGCCGCCCGCGATGTCCGTTGATGAATTGCCAAAACCGGACCTTGTTCTGCTCTCACACGCTCATCTCGACCATATGGATCGGAGATCACTCGGGGCGATAAGTGAGCGGTGGTCCGGTGAACTCGATGTGATCACAGCTGCAAACACTCGGGATGTGATCGATGATCTGCCTTGGCGCTCTGTGAACGAAATGGACTGGGGCGATAGAACAACAGTTGCCGGAGTGTCACTTACGGCACTTCAGGTGCGCCATAATGGATGGCGAATGCCCGGTGAACCGTGTCGAGCGAATGGACAGCCCCGTACAGGGCGGAGTTATAATGGCTATCTCCTCGAACGAAACGGCGTGAGCGTGGTATTCGGCGGCGATACCGCCTACACGAAGACATTTCAAGATATCAGACGACCGGTAGACCTAGCCATCATGCCCATTGGCGCGTACGATCCGTATCCCGAGACCCACTGCAATCCGGAAGAATCACTGAACATGGTGGATATGATGCGTGCGAGATCGATGATGCCTATTCATCACTCCACGTTTCGGCAGAGTGAAGAGCCTATTTCCGATCCAATGAATCGACTTCGCACGGCCATCGAACGGTCAAACACCAAGCTCGCAGTTCGAACCATTGGCGGGTCGTTTGCTATCCAGCGCGCCTAA
- a CDS encoding glutaminyl-peptide cyclotransferase, protein MTRRILPIILCASLAACSTERPATERIPEAPFPKVESEPTVRTFGFEVVRTLPHDIKAFTQGLVVHKGVFLESTGQNGQSSIRIVEISSGKVRKLEKLDDRYFGEGMTVLNGKAFMITWLNQTGFIYDAATLKKLDMFSYAGEGWGLTNDGTNLIMSNGSNVLSVIDPQTFAVVRSISVTQDGSFVNQLNELEWIDGEIWANIWQSDRIVRINPANGKVTGVVDLTGILPNSSRDNTTDVLNGIAYDSAAKAIYVTGKNWPSMFQIRIQ, encoded by the coding sequence ATGACACGCCGAATACTCCCAATCATTCTTTGTGCCAGCCTTGCGGCATGTTCAACAGAACGTCCGGCAACCGAACGCATACCAGAAGCCCCTTTTCCGAAAGTAGAATCAGAACCTACCGTTCGAACCTTTGGATTTGAGGTCGTGCGCACTCTTCCTCATGACATAAAGGCCTTCACCCAGGGCCTTGTTGTTCATAAAGGCGTATTTCTGGAGAGTACGGGGCAGAACGGCCAATCAAGCATTCGGATCGTTGAGATCTCCTCCGGGAAGGTCCGCAAACTCGAAAAATTGGATGACCGGTACTTTGGTGAAGGTATGACGGTGCTCAACGGCAAGGCTTTTATGATCACGTGGCTCAACCAAACGGGATTTATCTACGATGCGGCAACGCTAAAGAAGCTCGACATGTTCTCCTATGCCGGGGAGGGGTGGGGTCTGACGAATGACGGGACGAACCTCATTATGAGCAACGGTTCCAATGTCCTTTCAGTGATCGATCCGCAAACATTTGCTGTGGTACGCAGTATTTCCGTTACTCAGGATGGTTCATTTGTGAATCAACTCAATGAACTTGAGTGGATCGACGGCGAGATCTGGGCGAACATCTGGCAATCTGATCGCATTGTTCGCATCAACCCAGCGAACGGAAAGGTCACGGGTGTTGTAGATCTCACAGGAATTCTTCCAAACTCATCGCGAGATAACACCACGGATGTCCTCAACGGCATCGCCTATGACTCTGCTGCAAAGGCCATCTACGTTACGGGAAAGAATTGGCCCTCGATGTTCCAAATACGGATACAGTAG
- a CDS encoding replication-associated recombination protein A, whose product MDSLFDDERPKQEVPPPDAPLAERMRPRTIDDVAGQQHLLASGCPLRVFVNRGELPSMILWGPPGTGKTTLARVLTGSIGSPMERLSAVEAGVKDLRETMQRAERHRKMGRRLVLFIDEIHRFNKAQQDALLHAVERGLVTLIGATTENPSFEVNNALLSRCQVYRLQPLSDSDIRSILERALSIDDQMKSRNILIDDWEALLSIAGGDARTALNAIEASSSIAPQDADGMVHITRDVLRTTVQRRVLAYDRAGDVHYDTVSAFIKSMRGSDPDAALLYLAVMIEAGEDPTFIARRMVIFASEDIGNADPMALQVALAVFQSIERIGMPEGRIPLAQGVTYLASAPKSNASYLAIDAALALIREGADVTIPIHLRNAPTRLMKEMGHGKDYVYPHASPGHFVRERYFPEALEPQAFYRPDDQGGEVEIARRLRDLWPERYS is encoded by the coding sequence ATGGACAGTCTGTTTGACGACGAACGGCCGAAACAAGAAGTGCCTCCGCCTGATGCACCGTTGGCGGAAAGGATGCGACCACGAACGATCGACGACGTGGCCGGACAACAACACTTGTTGGCATCGGGGTGTCCATTACGCGTCTTTGTGAATCGAGGCGAACTCCCATCGATGATTCTGTGGGGTCCTCCGGGAACGGGAAAAACAACACTTGCCCGTGTTCTTACGGGTTCGATCGGAAGTCCGATGGAACGCCTTTCCGCCGTAGAAGCAGGAGTAAAGGATCTTCGAGAAACCATGCAGCGAGCTGAACGCCATCGGAAAATGGGGCGGCGTCTCGTGCTGTTCATCGATGAGATCCACCGGTTCAACAAGGCGCAGCAAGACGCTCTCCTCCACGCAGTTGAACGCGGACTCGTGACGCTCATCGGCGCAACAACCGAAAACCCGTCGTTTGAAGTGAACAACGCTTTGTTATCACGTTGCCAGGTCTATCGCCTTCAACCTCTGAGCGACTCGGACATTCGTTCGATCCTAGAACGCGCGCTTTCGATCGATGATCAAATGAAGAGCAGAAACATCCTCATCGATGATTGGGAAGCCTTGTTGAGTATTGCAGGGGGCGATGCACGTACCGCCCTCAATGCCATCGAAGCTTCGTCCTCCATTGCTCCGCAGGATGCAGATGGTATGGTTCACATCACACGTGATGTACTGCGAACAACGGTACAGCGACGAGTTCTGGCCTACGACAGAGCAGGCGACGTGCACTATGACACCGTATCTGCGTTTATCAAATCGATGCGAGGCAGTGACCCCGATGCCGCACTTCTCTACTTGGCCGTAATGATCGAAGCCGGAGAAGATCCAACATTCATCGCCCGACGTATGGTGATCTTTGCGAGCGAGGATATCGGCAATGCCGATCCAATGGCGTTGCAAGTAGCCCTGGCCGTGTTTCAGTCCATAGAGCGCATCGGCATGCCGGAGGGGCGTATCCCACTTGCACAGGGTGTTACATATCTCGCATCTGCGCCGAAGTCAAATGCCTCTTACTTGGCGATCGATGCAGCACTCGCACTGATTCGGGAAGGGGCAGATGTGACCATTCCGATCCACCTTCGCAACGCACCAACTCGATTGATGAAGGAAATGGGTCACGGTAAGGACTACGTCTACCCACACGCTTCACCCGGACACTTCGTACGAGAAAGGTACTTTCCTGAGGCGCTCGAACCTCAGGCATTCTATCGTCCGGATGATCAAGGCGGTGAAGTGGAGATAGCCCGGCGACTACGAGATCTCTGGCCAGAGCGCTATTCCTAG